From Trichoderma atroviride chromosome 1, complete sequence, one genomic window encodes:
- a CDS encoding uncharacterized protein (EggNog:ENOG41), which translates to MATRQACQRLALRRITSRMTAPVTVAAARTAMASAAIRPMPSLRPRDHSRSVGAMRWYSGSAENQVPNSRIWGFDEIKTLVEKKDPEEKVILVDVREPYELLDTGKIPGAINIPITSAVQSFHISDEDFEDMYGYARPPKDASLVFYCKAGVRAKAAAGLAQHAGWESVGEYPGSWLDWDKNKGPVEVVKQGKKDN; encoded by the exons ATGGCAACTCGGCAAGCTTGTCAGCGGCTTGCGCTGCGGCGCATCACATCGCGGATGACTGCTCCAGTGACAGTCGCTgcggcgaggacggcgaTGGCCTCTGCGGCGATTCGACCAATGCCTTCGTTGCGGCCAAGGGACCACAGCAGGAGCGTCGGTGCTATGCGGTGGTACTCTGGCAGTGCCGAGAACCAGGTGCCGAATAGTCGCATCTGGGGCTTTGACGAGATCAAGACGCTggtcgagaagaaggaccCCGAGGAAAAGGTCATCCTCGTCG ACGTCCGCGAACCCTACGAGCTCCTCGACACCGGCAAGATCCCCGGCGCCATCAACATCCCCATCACCTCCGCCGTCCAGAGCTTCCACATCTCCGACGAGGACTTTGAAGACATGTACGGCTACGCCCGCCCGCCCAAGGATGCCTCGCTGGTGTTCTACTGCAAGGCTGGCGTGCGGGCCAAGGCGGCAGCGGGTTTGGCGCAACATGCTGGATGGGAGAGTGTTGGCGAGTACCCGGGCAGCTGGCTCGATTGGGATAAGAACAAGGGGCCGGTCGAGGTGGTTAAGCAGGGAAAGAAGGACAATTAA
- a CDS encoding uncharacterized protein (EggNog:ENOG41~BUSCO:EOG092D46HE~TransMembrane:6 (i72-92o112-132i144-168o183-202i209-228o240-261i)): protein MSGSGYDAVVDVDDEGDLGDTDLQEDLEFHSSNFNEPSSSRGGRKAPASGLPPPATSSSSSSSKRYLWSMSFYAQFFDVDTSAVLSRCWAALFPRANFLDVLEGNPDLYGPFWIATTVVLILFLGGTISQYLSTTGKSAFAYDFRLLSGAAGLIYGYTLVIPVALYLALRYFGSESANLLESWALYGYSNLIWIPVAVISWSPISILNWVFVGVGFGLSVVFLVRNLYPVLSATDQQISKILLVVVILLHAGLALTIKILFFAHGSPVARTPTDGGSDTPQ, encoded by the exons ATGTCCGGCTCCGGATATGATGCAGTGGTAGACGTGGACGATGAG GGCGACCTCGGGGACACCGATCTCCAAGAAGATCTCGAATTCCACAGCTCCAACTTCAATGAGCCCTCTTCCTCAAGAGGCGGCCGCAAGGCGCCAGCATCAGGGCTCCCACCACCAGCgacatcctcctcctcctcctcctcaaagcGCTATCTCTGGAGCATGTCGTTCTATGCGCAGTTCTTCGACGTCGATACATCCGCTGTTCTATCGCGCTGCTGGGCGGCCTTGTTCCCGCGGGCAAACTTCCTCGACGTATTAGAGGGAAATCCCGACCTGTACGGGCCGTTTTGGATCGCAACGACAGTCGTCCTGATTCTATTCCTCGGAGGCACAATCAGCCAATATCTTTCGACGACGGGCAAGTCCGCGTTTGCGTATGATTTTAGGCTACTCAGCG GCGCGGCGGGCCTGATTTACGGCTATACCTTGGTCATCCCGGTGGCCCTGTACCTTGCTCTTCGATACTTTGGAAGCGAATCGGCGAACCTCCTTGAAAGCTGGGCTCTGTACGGATACTCGAATCTGATATGGATACCCGTTGCTGTGATTTCGTGGTCACCAATCTCCATCCTTAACTGGGTCTTTGTGGGTGTTGGATTCGGCCTGTCTGTGGTGTTCCTGGTGCGAAACCTATATCCAGTATTGAGTGCGACCGATCAACAAATCAGCAAGATCCTTCTCGTTGTCGTCATTCTACTACACGCCGGTCTTGCTTTGACCATCAagatcctcttctttgcccaTGGAAGTCCGGTTGCGCGAACTCCTACCGACGGTGGCTCTGATACGCCGCAATAA
- a CDS encoding uncharacterized protein (BUSCO:EOG092D1RW7) yields the protein MWLDRLSGSQASASGPSTPQITSRHNSPLPRKPQANLSPYVTSQRQGPSPRGSSLSLVSSDSTTSLLASSRKPNGSEVKQPAAPQVPDSVNILERLLAADSEIVGKPQGKASSITEEDLGLDVDFGGLSLKELAAGSSDGDATSFRRPQNASEYENDKARFDALHRSIVACDDILNSVEINLADFRNDLSTVSADIETLQTRSSILSRRLENRKRIEKALGPLVEELSVSPETISRITTSHIDEAWAKTLNELDKRASAVQKLSGTQQGKASEELGPILEKLILKAVERIRDFLVAQIKALRSPHINAQIIQQQNFLKFKDLYTFLHKHHATLADEISQAYMNTMRWYYLNQFTRYERALAKLKLHILDKNDVLGQEDATRKTAVLSSSRVAGAPHDAFNLGRRIDMLRTKSTSAISSYLAEEDQSTHYLEVPFRNFNLALIDNATAEYTFLASFFAPALSYSQISKNFNYIFEPTFEVGRVLSRALVSETFDALGLLLCIRLNQHFAFDLQRRKVPAVDGYINGTNMLLWPRLQVIMDRHCESVRLLTNAAPAKLARADQLKLSAAPHMVTQRFGQLLQSFLALSTEAGDDEPVVASLRRLRSEVEAFLTRHSQTHGDTRKSERFLYNNYSLILTIIGDETGKLAQEQQEHFEELKQKYQGES from the exons ATGTGGCTCGACCGGCTCTCAGGGAGTCAAGCCAGCGCGTCCGGGCCCTCGACTCCTCAGATCACCAGCCGGCACAACTCGCCGCTTCCGCGAAAGCCACAGGCCAATCTCAGCCCCTACGTAACCTCTCAGCGGCAAGGGCCCTCTCCGCGGGGGTCGTCTCTGTCATTAGTGTCCAGCGACTCTACAACCTCGCTGCTGGCGTCATCACGCAAGCCCAATGGCTCAGAAGTGAAACAGCCAGCCGCGCCTCAGGTTCCGGACTCGGTAAACATCTTGGAGAGGCTATTGGCGGCAGATTCGGAGATTGTAGGCAAGCCTCAGGGCAAGGCAAGCTCAATCACGGAGGAGGATCTGGGGCTCGATGTCGATTTCGGAGGGTTGTCTCTAAAGGAGCTGGCCGCTGGGAGCtccgatggcgatgccacAAGCTTCCGCCGGCCCCAGAATGCCAGCGAGT ATGAGAACGACAAGGCCCGATTCGACGCCTTGCATCGATCCATTGTTGCGTGCGACGACATCTTGAACTCGGTCGAAATCAACCTTGCGGATTTTCGCAATGACCTTTCCACTGTTTCGGCTGATATCGAAACTCTGCAAACCCGTTCTAGCATATTGAGTCGAAGGTTAGAAAATCGAAAACGAATAGAGAAGGCGCTTGGCCCATTGGTAGAAGAGCTCAGCGTGTCGCCCGAGACAATTTCCAGGATAACGACAAGCCATATTGATGAAGCATGGGCGAAGACTTTGAATGAATTAGACAAGAGAGCCTCAGCCGTTCAGAAGCTGTCAGGAACACAGCAGGGCAAAGCCAGTGAAGAGCTTGGTCCGATATTGGAGAAACTAATATTAAAG GCTGTCGAACGGATTCGCGACTTTCTTGTTGCCCAGATAAAGGCTCTTCGATCGCCCCATATCAATGCGCAAATCATCCAGCAACAAAATTTCCTAAAATTCAAAGACCTTTACACATTCCTCCATAAACACCATGCGACGCTCGCAGACGAAATCTCGCAGGCGTACATGAACACGATGCGATGGTATTACCTCAATCAGTTCACGCGCTACGAGAGAGCTTTGGCCAAGCTCAAACTTCATATTCTGGACAAGAATGACGTTCTAGGGCAGGAAGACGCGACTAGAAAAACAGCCGTCTTATCTAGTAGTCGTGTTGCCGGCGCACCGCATGATGCGTTCAATCTTGGACGTCGGATTGATATGCTCCGAACCAAGAGCACCTCGGCCATCTCGTCGTACCTGGCAGAGGAGGACCAATCAACCCACTACCTGGAAGTCCCCTTTCGAAACTTCAACTTGGCTCTCATCGATAATGCCACAGCCGAGTATACCTTCTTGGCATCCTTTTTCGCCCCCGCCTTGTCGTATTCACAAATATCTAAAAACTTCAATTATATATTTGAGCCAACGTTTGAGGTTGGTAGAGTGCTTTCAAGAGCCCTCGTAAGCGAGACATTCGATGCCCTGGGTCTCCTGCTCTGCATTCGACTTAACCAGCACTTTGCTTTTGACCTTCAAAGGCGAAAGGTCCCTGCCGTGGATGGCTATATCAACGGCACGAATATGCTATTATGGCCACGACTGCAGGTCATAATGGATCGCCACTGCGAATCCGTTCGACTACTGACTAATGCTGCGCCCGCGAAACTCGCTCGGGCCGACCAGTTGAAGTTGTCCGCCGCACCGCACATGGTGACCCAGCGGTTTGGGCAACTGCTCCAAAGCTTCCTGGCCCTGTCCACTGAAGCCGGCGACGATGAGCCCGTCGTCGCCAGTCTTCGCCGTTTGCGGTCCGAGGTCGAAGCTTTCTTGACTCGACATAGTCAAACGCATGGCGACACGAGAAAAAGCGAGCGATTTTTATACAACAACTATTCCTTGATTCTTACCATTATCGGCGATGAAACGGGCAAGTTGGCACAGGAGCAACAGGAGCACTTTGAGGAATTAAAGCAAAAATACCAGGGCGAATCATAG
- a CDS encoding uncharacterized protein (TransMembrane:1 (i414-431o)~BUSCO:EOG092D3IJD) yields MQPDAYLLLQSRSQCHASRDTTAPIPHMSLEKELVDTAGLPRDDVDFAEPEPEDSVDDPGPSPAVALKTSEILAACTWRDATRLRALAESEGGLLADTLRQVAWPILLGLPPPTDEKESDSTHSADPDAAPPNDDDWKKYPRHHDEDQVQLDVNRSFVHYPNDQSEAQLQERKHELSNLIVEVLRRHPYLCYFQGYHDICQVFLLVLEPAARAPLVSRLSVLRIRDFMLPSLSATTAQLRLLPDILARADMELRRHLSSIEPFYALAGTLTMYAHNIERYKDIARLFDVILAREPTFSIYLFAQIVIDRREEILEIDEPDMLQVILGRVPPELDLDALIKRSVDLFTQNPPETLRSWHQISSSSVLKTSRDVDESVRQTIEDGHHYFEKQVKEIQWEELRMGVRRRIWLYRRPARFIGTAIMVGVVAFYLRRNPTLLQYIWSLFPGQQ; encoded by the exons ATGCAGCCCGACGCTTATTTACTCCTGCAATCACGCAGTCAGTGCCATGCTAGTCGCGACACCACAGCACCGATCCCGCACATGAGCCTGGAAAAAGAGCTGGTCGATACCGCTGGCCTCCCACGCGATGATGTCGACTTTGCCGAACCCGAACCAGAGGACTCTGTAGATGATCCGGGCCCCAGTCCAGCCGTGGCCCTCAAGACCAGCGAGATCCTCGCCGCCTGCACCTGGAGAGATGCCACACGGCTGAGAGCCCTGGCCGAGTCTGAGGGCGGCCTTCTCGCCGATACACTACGTCAGGTAGCAT GGCCCATATTGCTTGGCTTGCCTCCCCCAACCGACGAGAAAGAAAGCGACAGCACACATTCGGCAGACCCTGATGCCGCTCCTccaaacgacgacgactggAAAAAGTATCCACGCCATCATGACGAGGATCAGGTTCAACTCGATGTGAATCGATCTTTTGTCCATTATCCCAATG ATCAGTCCGAAGCACAGCTACAGGAGCGAAAACATGAATTATCAAATCTCATTGTGGAGGTTCTCCGCCGACACCCATATCTCTGCTACTTTCAAGGGTACCATGACATCTGCCAGGTATTCCTCCTGGTCCTAGAGCCAGCGGCAAGAGCACCGCTGGTGTCGCGGCTCTCCGTTCTCAGGATCCGCGACTTCATGCTGCCCAGTCTCAGCGCCACAACCGCACAGCTAAGGCTCCTCCCCGATATCCTAGCCCGCGCAGACATGGAGCTTCGCCGGCATCTCTCCAGTATAGAACCTTTTTACGCCCTCGCTGGCACCCTTACCATGTATGCTCACAATATTGAGCGGTACAAGGACATAGCTCGGCTGTTTGACGTCATCTTGGCGCGCGAACCTACCTTTTCCATATACCTGTTTGCCCAGATTGTCATAGATCGCCGCGAAGAGATTCTTGAAATTGACGAGCCCGATATGCTTCAAGTCATTCTCGGCAGAGTCCCTCCAGAATTAGACTTGGATGCTCTCATCAAGAGATCTGTAGATCTTTTTACCCAGAACCCCCCTGAGACCTTGAGATCATGGCATCAAATTTCTTCGTCCAGCGTCCTCAAAACCTCCAGGGATGTAGATGAAAGCGTGCGGCAAACTATTGAAGATGGTCATCACTACTTCGAGAAACAAGTCAAGGAGATACAGTGGGAAGAGTTAAGAATGGGTGTCAGGAGGAGAATCTGGCTATACAGGCGGCCTGCCAGGTTCATCGGAACAGCCATCATGGTTGGAGTCGTGGCATTCTACCTCCGGCGGAACCCTACTCTTCTGCAGTATATATGGTCCCTTTTCCCGGGCCAACAATGA